In Oryzias latipes chromosome 10, ASM223467v1, the genomic window gtttttgctttaCATGATATTTAATTaattctttttctgcttttactgtattgtatgctttttttattgttcagtgCTTTGTGATTTCATCTGTGAAAGgcgttatataaataaaacttactttCTTGTTCAATTCTGGTTCAGCATTAGAACcgctaactactaaaaaactatacagtGCAGGACATATCTAGTGCCCTTAATATTAAAAGctattcagacaccatgctcaatACCCAGCGGGGGctggaagggggagggggggtgaggGTGCCATCCAGTGTTTCACCCATGGCGTCAAACTAGCCAGGACCGCCTCTGGTGTTACGATTTTGTTTCGGTTCAACATGAGATTCGcgtattaaaaaacaacaacaaaaagctacaaatttagaccccccccccccccccccccacacacacacacacatggctgagttttaaacagaattttgtGGCGCCCCATAGTACCACCCTATCCTTCATGGTCCACTCTTCTGGTCTCATGGCAGGTTTCCATTGGTCAGGTCGGGTCCCAGCCGTCGTGCCGGAGAGCTGTGTCCTCATCATGGTGGGCCTTCTTGTTGGAGGGGTCATCTACGGCGTTCGACACTCCGCTCCTCCAACTCTGAGTGCAGActccttcttcctcttcctgctgCCGCCCATCGTCTTGGACGCAGGATACTTCCTTCCCGGGAGGCTCTTCTTTGAAAACCTCGGAACCATCCTTTGGTTTGTTTACCTTTgatgacccactccaatgaaagtcatgtttttcggtgggcggggccacaagcttcctgctccgctccattcggaTGCCTCCACTTGCACGGCTTGGATAGCTCAGATGTTGATTTTGTTGCCccggtaatgttaagttggggttgtgaggggctacaAGCTAGCGgtagagcgtgtaaacagagagctctcagcaacaagcACCCGGGGAAGGACTGTACTGTAGTCTCTCTGCgccaactgtcccgcccacaactcagaggtgaatttctaatgaactcctgccgctctgcaggacctgtgtcctagaaaacaacacaggggtttgcattttagctaaaaacatcataatcctaagaccactgggaacgcttttacaacagatcaaatgGTTCATCTTGAACATGTGGTTGTTTGATTTGGCCATAAACACCAACTGTCAACTTAAGTATGCTTTAAAAGCTAAAAGAAGGAGGATTCTAGCTTCAGTAAAGTTGACTAGCTGTCGTGCTCCTGCAGGTACGCAGTGCTGGGAACCTTCTGGAACGTGCTGGGCATCGGCCTGTCTCTGTACGGCGTTTGCCTCCTGGCGCCGTCGTCTCTGGGGGACATCTCTCTGCTCCACTGCCTGCTGTTCGGCTCCCTAATCGCCGCCGTCGACCCGGTGGCCGTGCTCTCCGTCTACCAAGAGATGCAAGTCAATGAGCAGCTGCACATCCTGGTGTTTGGGGAGTCACTGCTCAATGACGCGGTCACTGTGGTGAGGGCAGCACGGAGGGGCGTGGGTTCAGGTGGTCCCTTGAACCAATGGTTGAAACGTTTCATTCCAACAGGTGCTGTATAAGCTCTTTGAGTCCTTCCTGCGCCTGCCGTCGGTGTCGGGGCTGGACGTGTTGCTGGGGATGTgcagggtggtggtggtggggctgGGAGGTCTGTTTCTGGGCCTCTTCTTCGGCCTGTTGGCGGCCCTCACCTCACGCTTCACCTCCAGAGCCCAGGTCATCGCTCCGCTCTTCGTCTTCCTCTATTCCTACTTGTCTTACTTGACTTCCGAGATGCTTCACCTCTCTGGAATCACGGCGTGAGTGTCGCAGAGTGCCAGCTTTGGCTCCCGGCTCACAAATCTCaaccgtctttgttttttctgcaggaTCGTGACTTGTGCCGTCACCATGAAACAGTACGTGGAAGCTAATGTTTCGGAGCACAGCAACACCAGCATCCAGTACTTCCTGAAGATGTGGAGCAGCGTGAGCGAAACtttgatcttcatcttcctcggCGTGTCCACCATCCAGGACGTGCACATGTGGAGCTGGCCCTTCGTCTGCTCCACGCTGCTGCTCTGTCTCTTCTGGAGGGCAACAGGTGGTTTCCTAAAAGTCTTTTCTTGCAGTTCACCTTCTCAGCACTGAACCTTGGAAATGTTTGCTCTAAGGTGTCCTCCTGCTGACTCCTGTTGTGAACAAGCTGAGGAGGAATGCTGTGACCTTCAGAGACCAGTTTATCATCGCTTACGGCGGTCTGAGAGGGGCCATCTGCTTCTCCCTCGTCTTCCTGATCGACGACTTCCCGAAGAAAAGGCTCTTCATCACAACGACGATTGTGGTCATCCTCTTCACCGTCTTTGTGCAGGTGGGATGGCAGCTTGGATGTGGTGTCGGTGCGTTCACGAGCGACTTTTTGAATTCATTCTGGGGTTCTCTTTAGGGGATGACCATAAAGCCGCTGGTGGAGCTGCTGGAtgtgaagaggaagaagaaaactcTGCCGACAGTCAGCGAGGAGATCCACACCAGagtgaggggggaaaaaaaaacaaaaacctaaataTATTCCAAATCCcttcgtctttaaaaaaaaagacatgtggGTCTGATTTTAGTTCATGGATCACCTGATGGCAGGGATGGAAGATGTGGTTGGTTACTGGGGTCAACACTTCTGGAAGGATAAGTGAGTTATTTTTTGTAACCTCCTTAGCAAAGCATAAGGGGTTATAAATGCATGGCTGCCACCTACTGGCAGGGGCAGAATTACTATTGGGCAAAGTTAGGAGATTGCCTGGGCCCCCCTCAACACCTCCCATTATTATTTGAT contains:
- the LOC101164163 gene encoding sodium/hydrogen exchanger 2-like; this translates as MMAAPRTLFWLLSGSLLGCGGLTPPQAHSPPPSAGVNSSLHADAPTALRVFSVDYHHVQAPFEIVLWIMLASLAKLGFHWSGRVPAVVPESCVLIMVGLLVGGVIYGVRHSAPPTLSADSFFLFLLPPIVLDAGYFLPGRLFFENLGTILWYAVLGTFWNVLGIGLSLYGVCLLAPSSLGDISLLHCLLFGSLIAAVDPVAVLSVYQEMQVNEQLHILVFGESLLNDAVTVVLYKLFESFLRLPSVSGLDVLLGMCRVVVVGLGGLFLGLFFGLLAALTSRFTSRAQVIAPLFVFLYSYLSYLTSEMLHLSGITAIVTCAVTMKQYVEANVSEHSNTSIQYFLKMWSSVSETLIFIFLGVSTIQDVHMWSWPFVCSTLLLCLFWRATGVLLLTPVVNKLRRNAVTFRDQFIIAYGGLRGAICFSLVFLIDDFPKKRLFITTTIVVILFTVFVQGMTIKPLVELLDVKRKKKTLPTVSEEIHTRFMDHLMAGMEDVVGYWGQHFWKDKFEQFNKKYLRRFLIREDQQAHSILRVYQELERRGQRGDDGAPSVVDPCPPSRPLLPEEMDSIRRILSRNLHSFNKKQTRAYSRHSLHQDVPTNRARKPLHRHQSVGGRYTCNATTPQEDDERLCDSLRGRAGLSRSHTVCSRSSRRTLSDSLASTESQTQSQPENPKPEPDRTSSDQQEKAPKKHLSFNLENEKQQ